One genomic window of Aethina tumida isolate Nest 87 chromosome 3, icAetTumi1.1, whole genome shotgun sequence includes the following:
- the LOC109608544 gene encoding 26S proteasome regulatory subunit 4-like: MGQNQSFSGAGEKKKDKEKKKFEPPIPTRVGKKKRRIKGPDTALKLPAVTPHTRCRLKLLKLERIKDYALMEEQFIQNQERFKPQEEKNEEERVKVDDLRGTPMSVGTLEEIIDDSHAIISTSVGSEHYVSILSFVDKDQLEPGCSVLLNHKVHAVVGVLGDDVDPMVTVMKLEKAPQETYADIGGLDPQIQEIKESVELPLTHPEYYEEMGIKPPKGVILYGPPGTGKTLLAKAVANQTSATFLRVVGSELIQKYLGDGPKLVRELFRVAEEHAPSIVFIDEIDAVGTKRYDSNSGGEREIQRTMLELLNQLDGFDSRGDVKVIMATNRIDSLDPALIRPGRIDRKIEFPLPDDKTKKRIFMIHTSRMTLADDVNLNELIMSKDDLSGADIKAICTEAGLLALRERRMKVINEDFKKSKENVLYRKNEGSPEGLYL; the protein is encoded by the coding sequence ATGGGCCAAAACCAGTCGTTTTCGGGCGCTGGCGAAAAGAAAAAGGACAAGGAGAAAAAGAAATTCGAGCCGCCAATTCCGACACGCGTTGGCAAAAAGAAGCGACGAATTAAGGGGCCGGACACTGCCCTTAAACTACCGGCCGTCACGCCCCACACGAGATGCCGCCTAAAATTGCTTAAACTTGAAAGGATCAAGGATTATGCCCTGATGGAGGAACAGTTCATTCAGAACCAGGAACGGTTTAAGCCTCAGGAAGAGAAGAACGAGGAAGAAAGAGTGAAGGTGGACGATCTTAGGGGTACGCCCATGTCTGTGGGTACTTTAGAGGAGATCATTGATGACAGTCACGCTATTATATCCACTTCGGTGGGCAGTGAACATTACGTAAGTATTCTATCGTTCGTCGACAAGGATCAGTTGGAACCCGGTTGCTCGGTACTGTTGAACCATAAGGTTCACGCCGTTGTGGGCGTCCTCGGGGATGATGTAGATCCGATGGTTACTGTTATGAAGTTAGAGAAGGCGCCGCAGGAAACGTACGCCGACATTGGAGGTTTGGACCCGCAAATACAAGAAATTAAGGAGTCCGTGGAACTCCCATTGACTCACCCCGAGTATTACGAGGAAATGGGCATCAAGCCCCCTAAAGGTGTTATTTTATATGGGCCACCAGGCACTGGAAAAACACTTCTGGCTAAAGCAGTTGCGAATCAGACGTCCGCCACGTTCCTTAGAGTAGTCGGCTCGGAATTGATTCAAAAGTACCTCGGTGATGGACCCAAATTGGTCAGGGAATTGTTCAGGGTTGCTGAAGAGCACGCACCCTCCATTGTGTTCATTGACGAGATCGATGCTGTCGGAACGAAACGTTACGACTCAAATTCAGGCGGGGAAAGAGAAATTCAGAGGACTATGTTGGAGCTACTCAATCAGTTAGACGGTTTTGACTCGAGAGGAGACGTGAAGGTAATAATGGCTACGAACAGAATCGACTCCCTAGATCCCGCCTTGATTCGTCCTGGTCGCATCGATAGGAAGATTGAGTTTCCATTGCCTGATGATAAAACCAAGAAGAGAATTTTTATGATACACACCTCTAGGATGACTTTGGCCGATGatgttaatttaaacgaaCTAATCATGTCCAAGGACGATCTTTCAGGAGCTGATATCAAAGCTATTTGTACTGAAGCAGGCCTTTTGGCTTTAAGAGAACGCAGGATGAAGGTGATCAATGAAGATTTTAAGAAATCGAAGGAAAATGTGTTGTACAGGAAAAATGAAGGTTCTCCTGAAGGACTTTATctgtaa